The Streptomyces sp. NBC_01689 genome includes a window with the following:
- the hchA gene encoding glyoxalase III HchA, translated as MSHDAGDLSRDPTPDPAEENAFFPSPYSLSTYTSPKTNFDGVKHKGAYTGGKWKVLMIAAGERYVLVENGKMFSTGNHPVEMLLPLHHLMEAGFDVDVATVEGYPAKLEMWAMPREDEAVMSTYEALKPQLKQPRRLSEVIAHGLGEDSDCLAVFVPGGHGAVVGLPTSTAVGRTLDWALAHDRFIITLCHGPAALLAASLGKDESPFKGYSVCVFPDALDEGPNLEIGYLPGRLPWLVADLLSEQGLEIVNDDMTGRTHRDRGLLTGDSPLASHNLGLLAAETLVEAVRSAG; from the coding sequence ATGTCTCATGACGCAGGCGATCTGAGCAGGGACCCGACGCCGGATCCGGCGGAGGAGAACGCATTCTTCCCCTCACCCTATTCACTGAGCACGTACACGTCGCCGAAGACGAATTTCGACGGAGTGAAGCACAAGGGCGCCTACACCGGGGGAAAGTGGAAGGTGCTCATGATCGCCGCCGGGGAACGCTACGTCCTGGTGGAGAACGGGAAGATGTTCTCGACCGGAAACCACCCGGTGGAGATGCTCCTCCCGCTCCACCATCTGATGGAAGCGGGCTTCGACGTCGACGTGGCCACGGTGGAGGGCTACCCGGCGAAGCTCGAAATGTGGGCCATGCCACGCGAGGACGAAGCGGTGATGAGCACGTACGAGGCACTGAAGCCGCAGCTCAAGCAGCCCCGGAGACTGTCCGAGGTGATCGCCCACGGCCTCGGGGAGGACTCCGACTGCCTGGCCGTGTTCGTCCCGGGCGGGCACGGTGCGGTGGTCGGACTGCCGACGAGCACGGCGGTGGGCCGAACGCTCGACTGGGCCCTGGCGCACGACCGGTTCATCATCACCCTGTGCCACGGGCCGGCGGCCCTGCTCGCCGCCTCGCTGGGGAAGGACGAGTCTCCGTTCAAGGGTTACTCGGTCTGCGTCTTCCCCGACGCGCTCGACGAAGGGCCGAATCTGGAGATCGGCTATCTCCCCGGCCGCCTGCCGTGGCTCGTCGCCGATCTTCTGAGCGAGCAGGGCCTGGAGATCGTCAACGACGACATGACCGGCCGCACCCACCGGGACCGCGGACTCCTCACCGGCGACAGTCCTCTCGCCTCCCACAACCTGGGACTTCTCGCCGCGGAGACGCTCGTCGAAGCGGTCCGGTCGGCCGGCTGA
- a CDS encoding SDR family oxidoreductase gives MSVHFMTGANSGIGAATARLLAARGDQLWLLARDPGRAADLRAAFPGCRTLVADLAVPGELAAALELQGLPDELDSLLHVAGILEHGVVGQLGAGPWQEICAVNLLAPAELTRLLLPALRARRGHVVFLNSGAGLHAPPGLAAYAASKFALKALAEALRAEEYEHGVRVTSVYPGEVDTPMQAELHARLGIAYDPATCLTVDSVAQVVAGALDLSRDGTVSDLMLRPG, from the coding sequence ATGAGCGTTCATTTCATGACCGGCGCGAATTCAGGTATCGGGGCGGCGACGGCCCGGCTGCTGGCGGCGCGCGGGGACCAGCTGTGGCTGCTGGCCAGGGATCCGGGACGGGCCGCCGACCTGCGTGCGGCCTTCCCCGGCTGCCGTACGCTGGTCGCCGACCTCGCGGTGCCCGGCGAACTGGCGGCCGCACTCGAACTCCAGGGACTGCCCGACGAGTTGGACTCGCTCCTGCACGTGGCCGGAATTCTGGAACACGGCGTGGTGGGCCAGTTGGGCGCCGGACCCTGGCAGGAGATCTGCGCGGTCAACCTGCTGGCACCGGCCGAGCTGACCCGGCTGCTGCTCCCGGCCCTGCGCGCCCGGCGGGGACATGTCGTGTTCCTCAACTCCGGTGCCGGACTGCACGCTCCGCCGGGCCTCGCGGCGTACGCGGCCTCCAAGTTCGCCCTCAAGGCACTCGCCGAGGCGCTCCGCGCGGAGGAGTACGAGCACGGCGTCCGCGTGACGTCCGTCTACCCCGGCGAGGTCGACACACCGATGCAGGCCGAGCTCCACGCCCGGCTCGGCATCGCCTACGACCCCGCCACCTGCCTCACCGTGGACTCCGTCGCCCAGGTGGTGGCGGGCGCGCTGGACCTGTCGCGGGACGGGACCGTCAGTGATCTGATGCTCCGTCCCGGCTGA